The region CGCGAGTGGCGGGTCGTGCTCGCCCCGCCCTCTGCGCCCGGCACCTTCGCCGCCATGGTCCACGTCCACTACGTCGACGCGCTCGGCCGACGCGGATCGGTGCCAGTGGTGGCCGAGGTGCCGGCGCCCGACGGATCACCCGCCCTGGTGCGGCTCCGGCTCGAGGCACACCCCGTCGCGAGGGCGGGGAGCGCGACGCTGCTCATCGAGAATCCGGATTCCCACCCGATCGGGGGACGGCTGGTCGTCGTCCTCGCCGGCGGGCTCGCGACCGATCCCGAGACCCTGCCCGCCCAGGTCGGGGCGCACGGGCGCACGAGCGTCCCCCTGGTGCTCGAGAATCGCGCCGCGCTGCCCTCCGGCAGCTATCCCGCGTACGCGCTCTTCGAGTACACCGCCTCCGGCGAGCACCACGCGGCCGTCGCCCGCGCCGACGTGGAGGTGGTGGCGGACGCGGCCGGCACGCGTGCGCGCCCGCTGCTCGTCGGGGTGAGCGCGCTCGCGGCGACGCTCGCGCTCCTCGCCGTCGCCTGGCGGCGCGCGGCGGCGCGGGGCTAGGAGCGATGCGGGGGCCGCGGGGGATTGCCCGGCCGGCTCGCGGTTGGCACTGTGTGCGCTCACCCACGCTGATGAGGCGCCTCCCCGCGACGTTGACCCTCGCCGCCGGGCTTCTCGTGCACCCCGCGGTCGCGGTGGCCCGCTCGGCGGGCGACCCCATCCGCCTGGTATGGGACGAGGGCGACGTGGCCGGGACGAGCACCATCTACGGCCCCGACGGGCGCGAGCCGATCGGCCTGATCGAGTACCGGCAGACGCGTCACGGGGACCGTCTCTCGAGCGTCCGCATCGCGCACTTCCGCGACGGCTCGAGCGACGAGGACACGGCCGACGCGCGGGTCGAGGGCACCCTGGAAGCGCTCGCGGGGCGCTCGATCATCCGCGATGCCGACGGCGTCTCCGTGGCCGACGTGGCGATCGACGTGGCCGGCGGCCGCCTCCGGGCCAGCTGGGGGCGGGGCTCGCGCCGGCGCACCCTGGAGGAGCGGGTCACGCTGCCCAAGGCAACCTACTGGGGACCGCTCATCTTCATCGTGCTCAAGAACTTCGACGCCAATGCCGAGGATGGCCGGCTGGTCTTCCGCACGGTGGCTCCCACGCCGCGCCCGCGCGTCCTCGACCTGGAGCTCGCCGGCGGCCCCCGTGCCGTGCTCGAGCGCACGGGGGCCCGCCTCGACACGCGCCGCTTCGAGCTCGGCCCGACCATCCACTGGACGATCGATCCCCTGCTGCGGCACCTGCTCCCACGCGCCACCTTCTGGATGCTCCCCGGCGAGCCGCCCGCGCTGGCGCGCTTCGTCGGGCCGCGTAACTATGCGCGCGAGGAGATCGTGATCCAATGAGGCCCGGCTGGCAGCCGGCGTTGAGGACGAGTCCGAGCCCGGAGTGGGCGCCGCGCGCGCTCGCGCCATCGCGCCCCCGACGATGGTGGCATCACCTGCCCGGGCTCCGGCGTCTCGCCCGCTTCCAGGAGGCGGTGCGCGCCCGCCTGGCCGCCGCCTGCGCCCTCGAGCACCCGCCGCCCGAGCGCTTCGGCTTTCGCTTCGAGGCGGCGACCCGCCTCTTCCTCGTGACCGGCGTGATGCACCGGCGCTACTTCCGCGTCGAGTGCCACGGGATCGAGGCCCTGCCGCGCGGCCCCGTCATGCTGGTCGCCAACCACGGCTCGCACGTGCTCTCGTGGGACGGCGCCATGATCGTGACCGCCTGCCTGCTCGACGCCGAGCCGCCGCGGCTGGTGCACGGCATGGCCGAGCACCGCCTGATGGAGCTGCCGATCCTCGGCAGGGCCGCGCGGCGCATCGGGGCGGTCGACGGCCGCCCCGACACCTGCGCGGACCTGCTCCGCGCGGGCGGCGCCGTGCTCACCTTCCCGGAGGGCCTGAAGGCGCTCCGCCGGCCCTTCCGGGAGCGCTATCGCCTGTGCGAGTTCGGGCCCGGCTTCGTGCACGTCGCCCTCAGGACCGGCGCTCCGATCGTGCCGGTCGCGGTGATCGGGCCCGAGGAGGAGGCGCCGCTGCTCGCCAACCCGGCCTGGCTGGCCCGGCTGGTGCGGACGCCCGTCGCTCCCCTCACCCCGACGCTCGTCGTCCCGCTACCGGTCAAGTATCGCATTCACTTCGGGGCCCCGCTGCGCTTCCGCGGGCCGGCGGCCCCGGACGCCGTGGTGCGTCACGTGGGGGAGGTGCGGACGGCGCTTCAGGAGCTGATCCGCCAGGGCCTGTCGCTGCGGCGGCATGTCTTCTTCTAGCGTCGGTGGGTGCTTCCTCCCTGGCTGGACGGTGACGACGCGCGCGTGCTACAAGGCCGCCGGCGACCCCGGGAACGGCGAAGGGCCGTGCTCGGCGTCCTCGCTAGTGCGGGAGCTAGAATGGGAAAGAGACTGTACGTAGGTAACCTGCCCTACCAGTGCGACGAAGCGCAGCTGCGCGCTCTCTTCGAGCAGGAGGGGCGCCAGGTCGAGGAGGTGAAGATCGTCACCGACCGGGAGACCGGCCGGCCGCGCGGCTTCGCCTTCGTCGAGCTGGCCACCGATGCCCAGGCCCAGGCGGCGGTCACCGCCCTCAACGGCAAGCCGTTCGGGGGCCGGCCGCTCACCGTGAGCGAGGCGCGCGAGCGGGCGCCGGGCGGGGGCGGGGGCGGCGGCCGCGGCGGCATGGGCCGGCGCGAACGCTAGGCTCCCGCCGCCGGAGGGCAGCTCGCGACGGCTTGCGCGCCCCCGGGGCACCGGACCAAGCACGCGCGATGCGTCGGCTCTCCGGGGCGCCGACCAACGGCAGCGCCGAGGCGCCCCGCCTGCAGCGTAGCTTCGGCTACGCCGCGTCGGTCGTCGCTGCGCTTCCCGCTCTCGCTCCCCGACTCGTCCGCCTCGCTCGCCGTGGTCACCCGGACATGCTCCTGGCGCTCGTCGCGCTCGCGGCCGGGGCGGCCGGGGCGGCCGCGCCGCTCGTCGTCCCGTGGCGGGAGGCGGGTGGCCACGTGGGCGAGGTCGTGACCGTGGAGGGCGAGGTCGCGGTGGCGCGCACCGTGGGGGACACCTGGGTCCTCGAGTTCGCGCCCGACGATCCGCGCGCGTTCCGCGTCGTCGTCCTGCTGTCGCTCCTCGAGAGCGCGCCCCGCCAGCCGGAGCACCTCTACCACGGCCGGCGCGTGCGGGCGACGGGCCGCGTCCAGCGCTTCCGGGGTCGGGCCGAGATGGTGCTCCGCGGGGCCGGGCAGATCGAGGTCGTGGAGACGAGCGGCGAGGCGCCCGCCCCGCCGCCTCCCGCAGCGCCCGCAGCGCCCGCAGCGCCGGCCAGATCCCCGGCGTCCGCCGCGGCCCCGTGCGAGCGCGCGCGCGAGCGCTGGCGCGCCGCCGCCAGCGAGGCGGGCGAGCGGCTCGCGGCGCTCGGCCGCTGCCTCGACGCCCTCCGCTACCGCTGCGCCGCCGAGCGCGCCGCCCTGACCCCCGCCCTCGCCACCCTCGACACCGCAGAGCGCGAAGTAGACACCAGCTGCCGCTAAAGCCGGCGCGCCGACGGAACGGTCGTTGCGGCGGCGGGGCCGGCCCCGCCGCGACCTTCGAGGGCGCCGAGCGCGGCGCTCAGTGGGGGCACGCAACCGGCGCCGGCGCCCGAGCGGGAGCGCCGGGGCCGGCCCCGCCGCCGCAAACGACTGCCGTCAGTCGCCCCCGCCGCTCCCCTCCTCGTCCGTCTCCACGAAGATGTCGATCTCGTCGGATCCTTTGTTGCCCTTCTGGTTGGTCACGGTGAGCGTGGCGGTGTACTCGCCCACCTTGGCGTAGGTGTGGACCGGGTTCTGCTCCGTGCTCTTCGAGCCGTCACCGAAGTCCCAGCTGAAGGAGAACGGGCCCCCGCTCTCCTCCTCCACCGACGCGGTGAACTGCACCTTGAGCGGCGGCGCCCCCTCGTCGGGCTCGGCCTCGGCGATCACGTCGAGCTCGTACTCCTCCTCCACCGTGGTGGTCGTCACCGCGGCCATGGGCTTCGCGACCGTCGTGGGCGTGGCCGCGGGAGCGGTCGGCTTCTCCGCGCCGCCGCATGCGGCGAAGGTCACCAGGCTCACGGCGAGCCCGGCACGCAACAGGGTGGATCGCATCGATCGCCTCCTCCCCCGGGGTCGAGGCCGCCGGGAAAACGCGGCATAGCTACCTGACGCCCCGGGGGCAAGGCAAGCCGCCGCTGGAGGCAACGAGCGGCGAAGCGCCTAGACGTACGCGAGCCAGGAGCGGTAGCGCTCCTCGCGGCCGCGCACGACCGCGAAGAAGATATCCTGCAGGCGGCGCGTGACCGGCCCCGGCGCGCCGTCGCCGATGCACCGGTCGTCGAGCTCGCGGATCGGCGTCACCTCGGCCGCCGTGCCCGTGAAGAACGCCTCGTCCGCGAGGTAGACCTCGTCGCGCGTGAAGCGCTCCTCGCGCGCCGGGACGCCCAGGTCAGCGAGCAGGCGGAGGATCGCGTGGCGGGTGATGCCGCCGAGCACGGTGGGCAGCGG is a window of Deltaproteobacteria bacterium DNA encoding:
- a CDS encoding acyltransferase family protein; this encodes MRPGWQPALRTSPSPEWAPRALAPSRPRRWWHHLPGLRRLARFQEAVRARLAAACALEHPPPERFGFRFEAATRLFLVTGVMHRRYFRVECHGIEALPRGPVMLVANHGSHVLSWDGAMIVTACLLDAEPPRLVHGMAEHRLMELPILGRAARRIGAVDGRPDTCADLLRAGGAVLTFPEGLKALRRPFRERYRLCEFGPGFVHVALRTGAPIVPVAVIGPEEEAPLLANPAWLARLVRTPVAPLTPTLVVPLPVKYRIHFGAPLRFRGPAAPDAVVRHVGEVRTALQELIRQGLSLRRHVFF
- a CDS encoding RNA-binding protein; this translates as MGKRLYVGNLPYQCDEAQLRALFEQEGRQVEEVKIVTDRETGRPRGFAFVELATDAQAQAAVTALNGKPFGGRPLTVSEARERAPGGGGGGGRGGMGRRER
- a CDS encoding PKD domain-containing protein, with translation MRSTLLRAGLAVSLVTFAACGGAEKPTAPAATPTTVAKPMAAVTTTTVEEEYELDVIAEAEPDEGAPPLKVQFTASVEEESGGPFSFSWDFGDGSKSTEQNPVHTYAKVGEYTATLTVTNQKGNKGSDEIDIFVETDEEGSGGGD